A genomic region of Zalophus californianus isolate mZalCal1 chromosome 1, mZalCal1.pri.v2, whole genome shotgun sequence contains the following coding sequences:
- the LOC113917348 gene encoding olfactory receptor 7A10-like, which produces MYLITVFGNLLIILAVSSDSHLHTPMYFFLANLSFVDICFTSTTVPKMLWNIQAQSKVITYAGCLTQMYFFILFAGFDDFLLAVMAYDRFVAICHPLHYTVIMKPSYCILLVLVVWVMSVLNSLLESLTVLLLSFCTDVEISHFFCEINQVVQLACSDTFLNDMVMYFATVLLVGGPLAGILFSYSKIVSSICGISSAQGKYKAFSTCASHLSVVSLFYFTVLGVYLSSAAPQTSHSSAVASVMYTVVTPMLNPFIYSLRNRDIKRALKRIVGVPVM; this is translated from the coding sequence ATGTACCTGATCACTGTGTTTGGAAacctgctcatcatcctggccGTCAGCTCAGACTCCcatctccacacccccatgtacttcttcctcgcCAACCTGTCCTTTGTAGACATCTGTTTCACCTCCACCACCGTCCCCAAGATGCTGTGGAACATCCAGGCTCAGAGCAAAGTCATCACCTATGCCGGCTGCCTCACGCAGATGTACTTTTTCATACTCTTTGCTGGATTCGATGACTTTCTCCTGGCTGTAATGGCCTATGACAGGTTTGTGGCCATCTGTCACCCCCTGCACTACACGGTTATCATGAAACCTTCCTACTGCATACTGCTCGTTCTGGTGGTCTGGGTGATGAGTGTCCTGAATTCCTTATTAGAAAGCTTAACGGTGTTGTTGCTGTCCTTTTGTACAGATGTGGAAATCTCCCACTTTTTCTGTGAAATCAATCAGGTGGTCCAACTGGCCTGTTCTGACACCTTTCTTAACGACATGGTGATGTATTTTGCAACTGTGCTGCTGGTTGGTGGTCCCCTCGCTGGGATCCTTTTCTCTTACTCTAAGATAGTTTCCTCCATATGTGGGATCTCATCAGCTCAGGGCAAGTATAAGGCATTTTCCACCTGTGCATCTCACCTCTCCGttgtctccttattttattttactgtcctGGGAGTGTACCttagctctgctgctccccagacCTCCCACTCAAGTGCAGTAGCCTCAGTGATGTACACGGTGGTGACGCCCATGCTGAACCCCTTCATCTACAGCCTGAGGAACAGAGACATAAAGAGGGCTCTGAAAAGAATTGTTGGGGTTCCAGTGATGTAA
- the LOC113915740 gene encoding rRNA-processing protein FCF1 homolog: MRKQKKTRKCATMKRTLSLRDQRLKEKDRLKPKKKEKKDPSALKEREVPQHPSCLFFQYNTQLGPPYHILVDTNFINFSIKAKLDLVQSMMDCLYAKCIPCITDCVMAEIEKLGQKYRVALRITKDPRFERLPCTHKGTYADDCLVQRVTQHKCYIVATVDRDLKGRIRKIPGVPIMYISNHRYNIERMPDDYGAPRF; this comes from the coding sequence atgaggaagcaaaagaaaaccagaaagtgTGCGACCATGAAGCGAACGCTTAGTCTCCGAGATCAGAGGCTTAAAGAGAAGGACAGattaaaacctaaaaagaaagaaaagaaagatcccaGTGCGCTCAAGGAAAGAGAAGTCCCTCAACATCCTTCCTGCTTATTCTTCCAATATAACACACAGCTGGGCCCACCTTACCACATCCTGGTTGATACCAACTTTATCAACTTTTCCATTAAAGCGAAACTTGACTTAGTACAGTCAATGATGGACTGTCTGTATGCCAAGTGTATCCCTTGTATAACTGACTGTGTAATGGCTGAAATTGAAAAACTGGGGCAAAAGTATCGAGTGGCTCTAAGGATTACCAAGGATCCAAGATTTGAACGATTACCATGCACACACAAAGGAACCTATGCAGATGACTGCTTAGTACAGAGAGTAACTCAGCACAAGTGTTACATTGTGGCCACAGTTGACCGGGACCTTAAAGGAAGAATCCGGAAGATCCCTGGAGTTCCCATCATGTACATTTCTAACCATAGGTACAACATTGAGCGGATGCCAGATGATTATGGAGCCCCTCGGTTCTAA
- the LOC113916091 gene encoding LOW QUALITY PROTEIN: olfactory receptor-like protein OLF4 (The sequence of the model RefSeq protein was modified relative to this genomic sequence to represent the inferred CDS: inserted 1 base in 1 codon), which yields MDPGNNTGISNFHLLGLSEEPELQPLIMXLFLSMYLLTVFGNLLIILTISSDSHLHTPMYFFLSKLSFIDICFTSTTVPKMLWNIQTHSKVINYAGCLSQMYFFILFTGVDIFLLTVMAYDRFVAICHPLHYMVIMNPQLCGLLVLVSWIMSILNSLLQTLTVLRLSFCTEVKIPHFFCELNQMIQLACSDTFLNTMVMYFAALLLAGAPLAGVLYSYSKIVSSTICGISSAQGKYTAFSTCASHLSIVSLFYCTSLRVYLSSAVPQSSHSSAVASVMYRVVTPMLNPFIYSLRNKDTKRALMRFSGMAVLKGPIVQGLKCP from the exons ATGGACCCAGGAAACAATACAGGAATTTCAAACTTTCACCTTCTAGGACTATCAGAGGAACCAGAACTGCAGCCCCTCATAA GGCTCTTCCTTTCCATGTACCTGCTCACTGTATTTGGAAACCTTCTCATCATCCTGACCATCAGCTCTGACTCtcacctccacacccccatgtacttcttcctctccaaacTATCCTTCATAGACATCTGTTTCACCTCCACCACCGTCCCCAAGATGCTGTGGAACATCCAGACTCACAGTAAGGTCATTAACTATGCAGGCTGCCTCAGCCAGATGTATTTTTTCATACTCTTTACAGGAGTAGACATCTTTCTCCTGACTGTGATGGCTTATGACCGCTTTGTGGCCATCTGTCACCCCCTGCACTACATGGTCATCATGAACCCCCAGCTCTGTGGACTGCTGGTTCTGGTGTCCTGGATCATGAGCATCCTGAATTCGTTGTTACAAACCTTAACGGTGTTGCGGCTGTCCTTCTGTACAGAGGTGAAAATCCCCCACTTTTTCTGTGAACTCAATCAGATGATACAACTTGCCTGTTCTGATACTTTTCTTAATACCATGGTGATGTATTTTGCAGCTCTGCTGCTGGCTGGTGCTCCCCTGGCTGGGGTCCTTTACTCTTACTCTAAGATAGTTTCCTCCACCATATGTGGGATCTCATCAGCTCAGGGCAAGTATACAGCATTTTCCACCTGTGCATCTCACCTCTCCATTGTCTCCTTATTTTACTGTACGAGCCTAAGAGTGTACCTTAGCTCTGCTGTTCCCCAGAGCTCCCACTCAAGTGCAGTAGCCTCGGTGATGTACAGAGTGGTCACACCCATGCTGAACCCCTTCATCTATAGCCtaagaaacaaagacacaaagagagcCCTGATGAGATTCTCTGGGATGGCAGTTCTAAAAGGGCCAATTGTCCAAGGCCTGAAGTGCCCATGA